The Brachyspira hyodysenteriae ATCC 27164 genome includes a window with the following:
- a CDS encoding ethanolamine utilization protein has product MRVITEEMIINDILDKDVSEYFIEEGDFLTLSARKYLDSKNIEIKIKTNNCNVGSFTSNPKSYGIKEIENIEYYIDYETNKRLDTKPENYTHLYDNVLVEKNHPRIILRGKLDSLLALIVDIEYEFKERQEYKLLEYLKKYHKLIHAILYSEVTNKSLELDTIFGLTDDEIRKISHHPKEYFGCDHVFINCDMPYAVIKLNLIRTLVREAELIAYNALKNEREDIIKVLNRMSSAVYILMLIAYTGKDILE; this is encoded by the coding sequence ATGAGAGTTATAACAGAAGAAATGATTATAAATGATATACTTGATAAAGATGTATCAGAATATTTTATAGAAGAGGGAGATTTTTTAACTCTTTCTGCAAGAAAATATTTAGATTCTAAAAATATAGAAATCAAAATAAAAACTAATAATTGTAATGTTGGAAGCTTTACATCAAATCCTAAATCGTATGGTATAAAAGAAATAGAAAATATTGAATACTATATAGATTATGAAACTAATAAAAGACTAGATACTAAACCTGAAAATTATACTCATTTATATGATAATGTATTGGTGGAAAAAAATCATCCTAGAATAATATTAAGAGGTAAATTAGATAGTTTGCTTGCTTTAATAGTAGATATAGAGTATGAGTTTAAAGAAAGGCAAGAATATAAATTATTGGAATATTTAAAAAAGTACCATAAACTTATTCATGCAATATTATATTCAGAAGTTACAAATAAAAGTTTAGAATTAGATACCATATTTGGTTTAACAGATGATGAGATTAGAAAAATATCTCATCACCCTAAAGAGTATTTCGGATGTGATCATGTATTTATCAATTGTGATATGCCTTATGCAGTTATAAAACTTAATCTAATAAGAACTTTAGTAAGAGAGGCTGAATTAATAGCTTATAATGCTTTAAAAAATGAAAGGGAAGATATTATTAAAGTTTTGAATCGTATGAGCAGTGCTGTTTATATATTGATGTTAATAGCATATACAGGTAAAGATATACTTGAATAA
- a CDS encoding ABC transporter ATP-binding protein, with the protein MNDINKADKTNKMIEVKNLYLSYSNKKEVLKNISFEVNANESLCIIGPNGCGKTTLLKSLCRIIDFDKGEILIDDENIKKIDVYKKIAMMSQISAIYFGYTAYDTIMMGRYSSYKDKLLSMPTKEDKEFVIYYMEKLKIMHLKDKLITELSGGELQRVFLARTFVQNPSIILMDEPTNHLDLNSQIELIDSLKEWVLNGSRCIIAVLHDINAALNLSDKLLVLKNGSSQYFGSIDDFDINMLNNIYDIDVINYMNKSFDKWK; encoded by the coding sequence ATGAATGATATAAATAAAGCTGATAAAACAAATAAAATGATTGAAGTTAAAAATTTATATTTAAGCTATTCAAATAAAAAAGAAGTTTTAAAAAATATATCTTTTGAAGTAAATGCAAATGAAAGTTTATGTATTATAGGTCCTAACGGATGCGGAAAAACTACTTTGCTTAAATCTTTATGTAGGATAATAGATTTTGATAAAGGCGAAATACTTATCGATGATGAAAATATAAAAAAAATAGATGTTTATAAAAAAATAGCTATGATGAGTCAGATATCAGCAATATATTTTGGATATACTGCTTATGATACTATAATGATGGGAAGGTATTCAAGCTATAAAGACAAATTATTATCAATGCCTACAAAAGAGGATAAAGAGTTTGTAATTTACTATATGGAAAAATTAAAGATAATGCATTTGAAAGATAAATTAATAACAGAACTTTCAGGCGGAGAATTGCAGAGAGTATTTTTGGCAAGGACTTTTGTTCAAAATCCTAGTATAATACTTATGGATGAGCCTACTAATCATTTGGATTTAAATAGCCAGATAGAATTAATTGATAGTTTAAAAGAATGGGTTTTAAATGGTTCAAGATGCATTATAGCTGTGCTTCATGATATAAATGCAGCTTTGAATTTGTCTGATAAATTGTTGGTTTTAAAAAATGGAAGTTCTCAGTATTTTGGAAGTATTGATGATTTTGATATCAATATGCTCAATAATATATATGATATAGATGTGATAAATTATATGAATAAATCTTTTGATAAATGGAAATAG
- a CDS encoding FecCD family ABC transporter permease, giving the protein MIKKIIIILLLVIISTVLSICIGSVFIHPKEVFAILLYKIFNVELMNIDKINADIIGIRIQHSILSLFVGASLSITGVVIQSILRNPLASVYNLGISSGAGLGAALLIIMTVSFNQYFFIGVSMVFAFITISFILFISKKIDKYMSNNSIILAGIVISLFLSSLMSFLSYMFPKYSNQIILWQLGSLFVRNKLDIFIIIFMTLISLLLLIKYSSVLDIMTFGDETSLSLGINVKDMRIFFILISSFITAVLVAFTGIIGFIDLVSPHITRKIFGAKHIIVLPMSALMGALILNVSDIFSRIVVSGSNIPIGIVTAVIGAPFFLYIFISSSNNKGM; this is encoded by the coding sequence ATGATAAAAAAAATTATTATAATTTTATTGTTAGTGATTATTTCTACTGTATTATCAATATGTATAGGAAGCGTATTCATACATCCAAAAGAAGTATTTGCTATTTTATTATATAAAATTTTTAATGTCGAGCTTATGAATATAGATAAAATAAATGCTGATATCATAGGCATTAGGATTCAGCATTCTATATTATCATTATTTGTTGGAGCTTCATTATCTATAACAGGGGTTGTGATACAGTCAATACTAAGAAACCCATTAGCTTCAGTATATAATTTAGGCATATCATCAGGTGCCGGACTTGGAGCTGCTTTGCTTATAATTATGACAGTATCTTTTAATCAATATTTTTTTATAGGCGTATCAATGGTATTCGCTTTTATTACTATATCTTTTATATTATTTATATCAAAAAAAATAGATAAGTATATGAGTAATAATTCTATAATACTTGCTGGTATAGTTATATCATTATTTTTAAGTTCTTTAATGAGTTTTTTATCATATATGTTTCCAAAATATTCAAATCAAATAATACTTTGGCAGCTTGGAAGTTTATTTGTAAGAAATAAATTGGATATTTTTATAATTATATTTATGACTTTAATATCATTGTTATTGCTGATTAAATATTCAAGCGTATTAGATATAATGACATTTGGAGATGAAACAAGTTTATCTCTTGGTATAAATGTTAAGGATATGAGAATATTTTTTATATTGATTTCATCGTTTATAACAGCGGTTTTAGTGGCATTTACAGGCATAATTGGTTTTATAGATTTAGTATCTCCTCATATAACAAGAAAAATATTTGGTGCTAAGCATATAATTGTACTTCCTATGTCTGCTTTAATGGGAGCGTTAATATTAAATGTTTCTGATATATTTTCAAGAATTGTAGTTTCAGGCTCTAATATCCCAATAGGTATTGTTACGGCAGTGATAGGGGCTCCTTTCTTTTTGTATATATTTATATCAAGCAGCAATAATAAAGGAATGTGA
- a CDS encoding ABC transporter substrate-binding protein, with the protein MKTVRIFLFIFFSIFLFSCINADKSNNNLSIKDRAGNDIILPEKIENIASLTPSATDIILSLGISDKIIAFDSTSKEILYTNNIDVSNIPVFDMLNPDSEKIIAMKPDIVFVNNFSVFSGKTSLDSIKASGICVAVIPSSDTIKSIEDDITFLGNVLNKSDAASNIINIMNKNIENIRTIGESIQNKKKVYFEIAALPNLYSFGTNVYIDDMINIIGASNVFSDKNSWISTSEENILFSNPDIIFTSVDYIDNPTEEILRRKSWQNISAVKNKDVYYIASSSLPTHNIVNAMIMMAKYAYPNEYKDIEIIRN; encoded by the coding sequence ATGAAAACTGTTAGAATATTTTTATTTATTTTTTTTAGTATATTTTTATTTTCATGCATTAATGCAGATAAAAGTAATAATAACTTATCTATAAAAGATAGGGCTGGAAATGATATTATCTTGCCTGAAAAAATAGAAAATATAGCATCTTTAACACCATCAGCTACAGATATTATATTGTCATTAGGTATTTCAGATAAGATAATTGCTTTTGATTCTACTTCCAAAGAAATTTTATATACTAATAATATAGATGTATCTAATATACCTGTTTTTGATATGCTTAATCCTGATTCAGAAAAAATCATAGCAATGAAACCAGATATTGTTTTTGTTAATAATTTTAGTGTATTTTCTGGAAAAACTTCGTTAGATTCTATAAAAGCTTCAGGTATATGCGTTGCGGTTATACCTAGCAGTGATACCATAAAATCTATAGAAGATGATATAACTTTTTTAGGTAATGTTTTGAATAAAAGTGATGCCGCTTCTAATATTATTAACATTATGAATAAAAATATAGAAAATATTAGAACTATAGGAGAAAGCATACAAAACAAAAAGAAAGTTTATTTTGAAATAGCTGCTTTGCCTAATTTATATTCATTCGGCACTAATGTTTATATAGACGATATGATAAATATTATAGGAGCATCTAATGTATTTTCAGATAAAAATTCTTGGATAAGCACTTCGGAAGAAAATATATTATTTTCAAATCCTGATATAATATTTACAAGCGTTGACTATATTGATAACCCTACAGAAGAAATATTAAGACGTAAATCTTGGCAGAATATAAGTGCCGTAAAAAATAAAGATGTATATTATATAGCTTCATCTTCATTACCTACACATAATATTGTAAATGCTATGATTATGATGGCTAAATATGCTTATCCTAATGAATATAAAGATATTGAAATAATTAGGAATTAA
- a CDS encoding MotA/TolQ/ExbB proton channel family protein: MDNIFGSESLLNSAMAICWIGLLISSVLGLTIVVDRFIYFTRIKSQDNSLAPKLISLIKDKELKAAIALCETSKSPLANIIMSGLKNSDMPKESMQSASNKELPRLERFISALSTISTVAPLLGLLGTILGMIQSFAVISVAGSGNPSALASGIANALLTTAAGLIIAIPTVVFYNYFVNTLNERILFIENLSNEVSDYIINDSNTKTEN; the protein is encoded by the coding sequence ATGGATAATATATTTGGATCTGAGAGTTTGCTTAATTCGGCTATGGCTATTTGTTGGATAGGACTTCTTATATCTTCAGTATTGGGATTAACAATAGTAGTTGATAGATTTATTTATTTTACTAGAATAAAATCACAGGATAATTCATTAGCACCTAAGCTTATTTCTTTAATAAAAGATAAAGAATTAAAAGCAGCTATTGCATTATGTGAAACATCAAAATCCCCTTTAGCAAATATTATAATGTCAGGACTTAAAAATTCTGATATGCCTAAGGAATCTATGCAAAGTGCCTCCAATAAAGAACTTCCAAGACTTGAAAGATTTATATCTGCTCTTTCTACAATATCAACAGTTGCTCCATTGCTTGGACTTTTAGGTACTATACTTGGTATGATACAATCTTTTGCTGTAATATCAGTTGCAGGAAGCGGAAACCCGTCTGCTTTGGCTTCAGGTATTGCGAATGCCTTGCTTACTACTGCGGCTGGACTTATTATTGCCATACCTACAGTGGTATTTTATAACTATTTTGTAAATACTCTTAATGAAAGAATATTATTTATAGAAAATTTATCAAATGAAGTTTCAGATTATATAATAAATGACAGCAATACTAAAACAGAAAATTAA
- the argC gene encoding N-acetyl-gamma-glutamyl-phosphate reductase translates to MIKVSVIGATGYAGAELIRLLLSHSKVELKNLSSKSFVGKNINEIYPNLNKNLDKLLLDENEIFEDTDVVFASLPAGLSDDIANKCFEKNILFIDLGADFRLDNEEDYKNWYGNEYKYKNLHKEAIYSIPEIIKYDNVYNKKELKNAKIIGNPGCYPTSIGLALAPALVNKFIIKDDIIIDSKSGATGAGRELKLNTHYTECNEAFAPYKIAEHRHTPEIEQTLSNIYGEDIKVTFVPHLLPLNRGIVSTIYTKLENKNLKLEDIHNTYKEFYKDSAFVRVLNIGEIANLKYVKYSNYCDISLHMDARTNKLIIVSTIDNMVKGAAGQAIQNMNIALGLEESEGLNFIPPAF, encoded by the coding sequence ATGATAAAAGTATCCGTTATAGGTGCAACAGGATATGCAGGTGCAGAATTAATAAGATTATTATTATCTCATAGTAAAGTAGAATTAAAAAATCTTTCTTCAAAAAGTTTTGTAGGAAAAAATATCAATGAGATATATCCTAATTTAAATAAAAACTTAGATAAATTATTATTAGATGAAAATGAAATATTTGAAGATACTGATGTTGTATTTGCATCATTGCCTGCAGGATTAAGCGATGATATTGCAAATAAATGTTTTGAAAAAAATATTTTGTTTATAGATTTAGGTGCTGATTTCAGATTGGACAACGAAGAAGATTATAAAAATTGGTATGGTAATGAATATAAATATAAAAATCTTCATAAAGAAGCAATATACTCAATACCTGAAATAATTAAATATGATAATGTATATAACAAAAAAGAATTAAAGAATGCAAAAATTATAGGTAATCCAGGCTGCTACCCTACTTCTATAGGTTTAGCATTAGCCCCAGCATTGGTAAATAAATTCATAATAAAAGATGATATTATAATTGATTCTAAATCAGGTGCGACAGGTGCAGGAAGAGAATTGAAATTGAATACTCATTATACTGAATGTAACGAAGCCTTTGCTCCTTATAAAATTGCCGAGCATAGACATACCCCTGAAATAGAACAGACATTATCAAATATATACGGCGAAGATATAAAAGTTACTTTTGTTCCTCATTTACTTCCATTAAATAGAGGAATAGTTTCAACAATATATACTAAATTAGAAAATAAAAATCTCAAATTAGAAGATATACATAATACTTATAAAGAGTTTTATAAAGATTCAGCATTTGTAAGAGTATTAAATATCGGAGAGATAGCGAATTTAAAATATGTTAAATACTCAAATTATTGTGATATATCTTTGCATATGGATGCAAGAACTAATAAATTAATAATAGTATCAACAATAGATAATATGGTAAAAGGAGCGGCAGGACAGGCAATACAAAATATGAATATAGCTTTAGGCTTAGAAGAATCCGAAGGACTGAATTTCATTCCTCCAGCTTTCTAA
- the argJ gene encoding bifunctional glutamate N-acetyltransferase/amino-acid acetyltransferase ArgJ produces MDSFKQIEGGICASEGFLANGVHAGIKKNSEKKDLAIIYSKTLCSAAAVYTQNKACGANITVSKEHLKDGKAKAVICNSGNANTCNKDGVDKAKEMCKLTADVLGIDEKDVAVASTGVIGVPLPIEPIQKNIKELIENAAHSAEHAKNAANAIMTTDTFMKEIAYEFEIDGKKVHIGGMSKGSGMIHPNMATMLAFVTTDCNISSEMLQKALSEDIKYTYNMISVDGDTSTNDMCVVLANGEAKNTLIDKEDDNYKIFCKALNMTNTYLAKQMAKDGEGATKLIECEVINAESLKLARKIGKSVITSNLVKAAMYGCDMNWGRISCAIGYTDADFDINKVSINVGSKYGEMNVYKDGYGVEFDEDEALKILKEDEIKITINMNCGNYKATAWGCDLTYDYVKINGSYRS; encoded by the coding sequence ATGGATAGTTTTAAACAAATTGAAGGCGGAATATGTGCTTCTGAAGGTTTCTTAGCAAACGGAGTACATGCTGGTATAAAAAAGAATAGCGAAAAAAAAGATTTAGCAATAATTTATAGTAAAACTTTATGTTCTGCTGCTGCGGTATATACTCAAAACAAAGCATGCGGAGCAAATATCACAGTAAGCAAAGAACATTTAAAAGACGGAAAAGCAAAAGCTGTTATATGCAATTCTGGAAATGCTAATACTTGTAATAAAGACGGTGTAGATAAAGCAAAAGAAATGTGCAAACTAACTGCTGATGTATTAGGTATTGATGAAAAAGATGTTGCTGTTGCTTCTACAGGTGTTATAGGCGTACCATTACCAATAGAGCCTATACAAAAAAATATAAAAGAACTTATAGAAAATGCTGCTCATTCTGCAGAGCATGCTAAAAATGCAGCAAATGCCATAATGACTACTGATACATTTATGAAAGAAATTGCTTATGAATTTGAAATTGACGGAAAGAAAGTTCATATAGGCGGAATGTCAAAAGGAAGCGGTATGATTCACCCTAATATGGCTACTATGCTTGCATTCGTAACTACTGACTGCAATATATCAAGTGAAATGCTTCAAAAGGCTTTAAGCGAAGATATTAAATACACATATAATATGATTAGTGTTGACGGTGATACTTCTACAAATGATATGTGTGTTGTACTTGCAAATGGTGAGGCTAAAAATACTTTAATCGATAAAGAAGATGATAATTATAAAATATTTTGCAAAGCATTGAATATGACTAATACTTATTTAGCAAAACAAATGGCTAAAGACGGAGAAGGTGCTACAAAATTAATAGAATGCGAAGTAATCAATGCTGAAAGTTTAAAATTGGCTAGAAAGATAGGTAAATCTGTAATAACTTCAAATTTAGTAAAAGCAGCTATGTACGGATGCGATATGAATTGGGGAAGAATTTCATGTGCTATAGGTTATACCGATGCTGATTTTGATATAAATAAAGTTTCTATAAATGTTGGTTCAAAATACGGTGAAATGAATGTATATAAAGACGGATACGGTGTAGAGTTTGATGAGGATGAAGCTTTAAAAATATTGAAAGAAGATGAAATAAAAATCACAATTAATATGAACTGCGGAAATTATAAAGCTACAGCTTGGGGATGTGATTTGACTTATGATTATGTAAAAATTAATGGCTCTTATAGAAGTTAA
- the argB gene encoding acetylglutamate kinase, with product MENISNRDKALILNQALPYIQKYTGKTVVIKYGGSAMENPELKKKVMSDVALLSTVGINVIVVHGGGKDITAMLNKIGKESKFINGLRYTDSETAEVVKMVLAGKVNKDLVASLENCGGKCLGICGIDGKMFKVSKYKGDDDLGFVGDVDHVDTDLLNTIISNKYIPIVATIGCDDEGNVYNINADTAAARIAESLKAETLIYMTDTPGLLKDKDDENTLISQINIKDIDNLIKDGTISGGMIPKVRHCIDAVENGVSKVFIIDGRLCHSLLIEMFTDEGIGTMFHKD from the coding sequence ATGGAAAATATTTCAAATAGAGATAAGGCTCTAATACTTAATCAGGCATTACCATATATACAAAAATATACAGGAAAAACAGTTGTAATAAAATACGGCGGAAGTGCTATGGAAAATCCTGAATTAAAAAAGAAAGTTATGAGCGATGTTGCTTTGCTTTCTACTGTAGGAATAAATGTAATAGTAGTTCATGGAGGCGGTAAAGATATTACTGCTATGCTTAATAAAATAGGAAAAGAATCAAAGTTTATAAACGGCTTAAGATACACTGACAGCGAAACTGCTGAAGTAGTAAAAATGGTCCTTGCAGGCAAAGTTAATAAAGACCTAGTTGCTTCTCTTGAAAACTGCGGAGGTAAATGTCTTGGTATATGCGGTATTGACGGAAAGATGTTTAAAGTAAGCAAATATAAAGGCGATGATGATTTGGGATTTGTAGGCGATGTTGATCATGTTGATACAGATTTACTCAATACAATTATATCAAATAAATATATTCCAATAGTTGCAACTATAGGATGCGATGATGAAGGAAATGTTTATAATATTAATGCTGATACTGCTGCTGCAAGAATAGCTGAAAGTTTAAAAGCTGAAACTCTAATATATATGACTGATACACCAGGGCTTTTAAAAGATAAAGATGATGAAAATACTTTAATAAGTCAAATTAATATTAAGGATATAGATAACTTAATAAAAGACGGCACTATATCAGGCGGAATGATACCTAAAGTTAGGCATTGTATAGATGCTGTAGAAAATGGGGTGTCAAAAGTATTTATAATAGACGGAAGATTATGCCACTCATTATTAATAGAAATGTTCACCGATGAAGGTATAGGAACTATGTTTCATAAAGATTGA
- a CDS encoding aspartate aminotransferase family protein codes for MPCKKNNKNNNQDNEKSKLKKEYINNNKKYVANTYGKFDIVLESGKDCKLKDIEGKEYIDLGSGIGVNSIGYSNKNYINAVTNQLKTLQHTSNLYYTKPYIDLAKKLCTITKYDKVFFCNSGAESNEAAIKCARKYSFNKYANNDKNYKRNKIVTLKNSFHGRTMATISATGQDVFHNYFFPFLEGFEFAEANNYEDTISKLKDNACAMMMELIQGEGGVIPLDKEYVQKVQKYCEENDILFIVDEVQTGVGRTGKFLCSEHFGIKPDITTLAKGLGGGLPIGAMLMSKKCSDVFVPGDHASTFGANPVVAAGALEVLNIIDKNLLKEVEKKSKYIKSKLTKLDNVVSVDGIGLMLGIGLKEGLNAREIVEKCISKGTIPLTAKNKIRLLPPLTISDKELEKAVSILCECLG; via the coding sequence ATGCCTTGTAAGAAAAACAATAAAAATAATAATCAAGATAATGAAAAATCAAAATTAAAAAAAGAATATATTAATAATAATAAAAAATATGTTGCTAATACTTATGGAAAATTTGATATAGTTTTAGAGTCTGGAAAAGATTGTAAATTAAAAGATATAGAAGGAAAAGAATATATTGATTTAGGAAGCGGTATCGGAGTTAATAGCATTGGTTATAGTAATAAGAATTATATAAATGCTGTAACTAATCAATTAAAAACTCTTCAGCATACATCAAACCTTTACTATACAAAACCTTATATAGATTTAGCTAAAAAGCTATGCACTATTACAAAATATGATAAAGTATTTTTCTGCAACTCTGGTGCTGAATCAAATGAAGCTGCTATTAAATGTGCTAGAAAATATTCTTTCAATAAATATGCTAATAATGATAAAAATTATAAAAGAAACAAAATAGTAACTTTAAAAAATTCTTTTCATGGCAGAACTATGGCTACAATTTCAGCTACAGGACAGGATGTTTTTCATAATTACTTTTTCCCATTTTTGGAAGGTTTCGAATTTGCAGAGGCAAACAATTATGAAGATACTATATCAAAATTAAAAGATAATGCCTGTGCTATGATGATGGAGCTTATACAAGGTGAAGGCGGAGTTATACCTCTTGATAAAGAATATGTTCAGAAAGTACAGAAATACTGCGAAGAAAATGATATACTTTTTATAGTTGATGAAGTGCAAACAGGTGTAGGAAGAACAGGAAAATTCTTATGCTCTGAGCATTTTGGTATAAAGCCTGATATCACTACATTGGCTAAAGGTTTAGGAGGAGGACTTCCTATAGGTGCAATGCTTATGAGCAAAAAATGTTCTGATGTATTTGTTCCTGGAGATCATGCTTCTACATTCGGTGCTAATCCTGTTGTTGCTGCCGGTGCTTTGGAAGTACTAAATATAATAGATAAAAACTTATTAAAAGAAGTTGAAAAGAAATCCAAATATATAAAAAGCAAATTAACAAAACTTGATAATGTTGTAAGCGTAGACGGTATAGGTTTAATGCTTGGAATAGGTTTGAAAGAAGGATTAAATGCAAGAGAAATAGTAGAGAAATGCATATCAAAAGGAACTATTCCATTAACTGCTAAAAATAAAATAAGACTTCTTCCACCTCTCACAATTAGTGATAAAGAATTAGAAAAAGCCGTTTCGATACTTTGCGAGTGTTTAGGATAA
- a CDS encoding ABC transporter permease, with amino-acid sequence MINLILLKKEFKSNLKILLIFAAVLTMYGAIIISMFDPKLVDSLNSMVESMPQMFALFGMNNFSNNLTDFLIDYLYSFLLIIFPLVFIVLLVNRLVIRYIDKGSIAYLFATPNSRIKIISTQILNAVIEIFILNLYITMLIIFTSEIMFKGELDITKIIIINIGLLGLWLSFLGICFLSSVSFSSTNISLWAGAGLCILFMLFQMISRVGEKAEFFKYLSIITLFNPSKYSDDFNIFLIVTICLFIIGIVTNILSVIIFNKRDISA; translated from the coding sequence ATGATTAATTTAATTTTACTTAAAAAAGAATTCAAATCAAATTTAAAAATATTATTAATATTTGCTGCAGTATTAACTATGTATGGAGCAATTATTATTTCTATGTTTGATCCTAAACTCGTTGATAGTTTGAATTCTATGGTTGAGAGTATGCCTCAAATGTTTGCCTTATTTGGAATGAATAATTTTTCAAATAATTTAACTGACTTCTTAATTGATTATTTATATTCATTTCTTCTTATTATTTTTCCATTAGTTTTTATTGTGCTATTGGTTAATAGACTAGTAATAAGATACATTGATAAAGGAAGCATAGCATATTTATTTGCTACACCAAATTCAAGAATAAAAATAATATCTACACAAATATTGAATGCTGTTATAGAAATATTTATATTAAATTTATATATAACTATGCTCATTATATTTACAAGCGAGATTATGTTTAAAGGCGAACTTGATATTACAAAAATCATAATTATAAATATTGGGCTTTTGGGGTTATGGCTTTCTTTTTTAGGAATATGTTTTTTGAGTTCTGTAAGTTTTTCTTCTACAAATATTTCTCTTTGGGCAGGTGCTGGACTTTGTATATTATTTATGTTATTTCAAATGATATCAAGGGTAGGAGAGAAGGCAGAGTTTTTTAAATATTTAAGTATTATAACTTTGTTTAATCCTTCTAAATACAGCGATGATTTTAATATATTTTTAATTGTCACTATATGCTTATTTATTATTGGAATAGTAACTAATATATTGTCTGTGATTATTTTTAATAAAAGAGATATATCAGCATAA
- a CDS encoding ABC transporter ATP-binding protein, whose amino-acid sequence MSVIKVNNITKDYGAMRGVFDLSFEVNKGEIFGMLGPNGAGKTTTIRQLMGFIKSDKGNAEILNMNCFDKRENIQSKLGYLPGEIAFMDEMKGDDFINFIADMKSIKNKNRMKELIEIFELDANRKINKMSKGTKQKIGIVCTFMNEPEVIILDEPTSGLDPLMQKKFIDLILEEKKKGTTIFMSSHIFEEIEKTCDRTAILKDGKLIAIENMEELKSKKNKNFEVIFKTEKDAENFKNQISFKCELNNNIVKIVIANNEVNSFIKELSNYDILDINSSSQTLEELFLHFYNK is encoded by the coding sequence ATGTCCGTAATAAAAGTAAATAATATTACTAAAGATTATGGAGCTATGAGAGGAGTATTCGATTTATCCTTTGAGGTGAATAAAGGAGAGATATTCGGAATGCTTGGTCCTAATGGAGCAGGTAAGACTACTACTATAAGACAGTTAATGGGATTTATAAAGTCTGATAAAGGCAATGCAGAAATATTAAATATGAACTGTTTTGATAAAAGAGAAAATATACAATCAAAACTTGGATATTTGCCTGGTGAAATCGCTTTTATGGACGAGATGAAAGGCGATGATTTTATAAATTTTATTGCTGATATGAAATCAATAAAAAATAAAAATAGAATGAAAGAGCTTATTGAAATTTTTGAATTAGACGCTAACAGAAAAATAAATAAAATGTCTAAAGGTACTAAACAAAAAATAGGTATAGTATGTACCTTTATGAATGAGCCTGAAGTTATCATATTAGATGAGCCTACAAGCGGACTTGATCCTTTGATGCAGAAAAAGTTTATTGATTTAATTTTAGAAGAAAAGAAAAAAGGCACTACAATTTTTATGTCATCTCATATATTTGAAGAGATAGAAAAGACATGCGACAGAACTGCTATATTAAAAGACGGTAAGCTAATTGCTATAGAAAATATGGAGGAATTAAAATCCAAAAAGAATAAGAATTTTGAAGTGATTTTTAAAACAGAAAAAGATGCTGAAAATTTTAAAAATCAAATTAGTTTTAAATGTGAATTGAATAATAATATTGTAAAAATTGTTATTGCTAATAATGAAGTTAATAGTTTTATAAAAGAACTTAGCAATTATGATATATTAGATATTAATTCTTCAAGTCAGACTTTGGAGGAGTTGTTTTTACATTTTTATAATAAATAA